The Drosophila teissieri strain GT53w chromosome X, Prin_Dtei_1.1, whole genome shotgun sequence genome has a segment encoding these proteins:
- the LOC122624800 gene encoding putative uncharacterized protein DDB_G0274435, translated as MPSNQYHLLQLQLHLLLCALLLTCSCTCGQRTPVRVPPRQLQLPNFGGESFERFDTGAAATSTSASTSSSGSSESQETSEEMREQLKQLLGDQLATAFAPLGTTPFTRRQPAIASPSSGAAARSQFANDPDQGQEVESPEQDGEQQEEQEQEEEEDAEEEEPDQEQEEATPQPQPQPQPPALSPVAGGAVEQPSGGQVGEQEQEQEEELEDYNAWRDNFYELNEDGSYVFGYSIPHGIRRFEKGYYSEEQHGRVVEGFYVQPRHDAQGLRYELRCYTADSEGYQPLPVEFLRTPPVVVRDAVPRVNCFRNAKK; from the exons ATGCCATCCAATCAGTATcacctgctgcagctgcagctgcacctGCTGCTCTGCGCCTTGCTGCTGACCTGCAGCTGCACCTGCGGCCAAAGGACACCGGTTCGCGTTCCAccgcggcagctgcagctgcccaACTTTGGGGGCGAGAGCTTCGAGAGATTCGACACCGGAGCggcagccacatccacatcggcATCGACGTCGAGCAGCGGAAGCAGCGAGAGCCAGGAGACCAGCGAGGAGATGCGGGAGCAGCTGAAGCAGCTGCTGGGCGACCAGCTGGCCACCGCCTTTGCCCCCCTGGGCACCACGCCGTTCACCAGGCGGCAGCCGGCCATTGCGTCGCCCAGCTCGGGGGCAGCTGCTCGTTCCCAGTTCGCCAACGATCCGGATCAGGGCCAGGAAGTGGAATCCCCGGAGCAGGACggcgagcagcaggaggagcaggagcaggaggaggaggaggatgcaGAGGAAGAGGAGCcggatcaggagcaggaggaggctACTCCGCAACctcagccacagccacagcctcCCGCTCTTTCGCCGGTTGCAGGAGGCGCCGTGGAGCAGCCGTCTGGTGGTCAGGTgggggagcaggagcaggagcaggaggaggagctggaggactATAATGCCTGGCGCGACAATTTCTATGAACTCAACGAGGACGGCAGCTACGTCTTTGG CTACTCCATTCCGCACGGCATCCGTCGCTTTGAGAAGGGCTACTACTCGGAGGAGCAGCATGGCCGGGTGGTCGAGGGCTTCTATGTCCAGCCGCGCCACGATGCCCAGGGCCTGAGATACGAGCTGCGCTGCTACACAGCCGACTCCGAGGGCTATCAGCCACTGCCAG TGGAGTTCCTGAGGACGCCGCCCGTCGTAGTGCGCGATGCAGTGCCGCGTGTCAATTGCTTTCGAAATGCTAAGAAATAA
- the LOC122624096 gene encoding uncharacterized protein LOC122624096, giving the protein MTANKQPLSAATNRQKLKTVGIPLRVRDAAKATPSPHIATNLVCPWWVAYTARKCGAARECGC; this is encoded by the coding sequence atgacagcTAACAAACAACCGTTAAGTGCCGCAACAAATCgccaaaaattgaaaactgtgGGAATACCGCTCCGCGTCAGGGACGCCGCAAAAGCCACGCCAAGCCCACACATAGCTACAAATCTCGTTTGCCCGTGGTGGGTTGCGTACACGGCGAGAAAATGTGGGGCAGCCCGAGAATGCGGGTGTTAG